tatatatcaaatatcaaagGAAGTAATAACCCTTACGTTAATTGAGAAGAGAATTCACAGACGTGTGTATTCAGAAGGACAAACCATTCAGTACAGGGCTACCTGACAGAAGCACTCTGGAGGCcagatgtggttggcaagttgTTGCTGAGAACCACACCAGATGATCCAGGAGTGGATGGATGTGCTCCAGAAGTAGGGAGCACTGGCGTTCCCTGATTCAACATTGGAAGACCTGGATTTTCAAGTGAAAATACATCTTGACCTGAAGTTGATGCATCACAGACATCAAGGGGCCTTCATCCAGAGAGTAGCAAGATATTAGAATTTCAAAAGTTGTAATCAAGGTATATGTAAATTTAAGAGAACAACAAAACTTACGTAAGAACACCTCCATTCAGATTATTCGGGAATACTTGAGAAAGAGCCATGACTTGTGAATTGTGAACTGGTACTATTTGTTTGGGATCCCGACCATCATTCTTGAAGATTAGATGAAACAGTCGCAAACATACAAAAA
Above is a genomic segment from Camelina sativa cultivar DH55 unplaced genomic scaffold, Cs unpScaffold05627, whole genome shotgun sequence containing:
- the LOC109131814 gene encoding chromatin modification-related protein EAF1 B-like, producing the protein MALSQVFPNNLNGGVLTPLDVCDASTSGQDVFSLENPGLPMLNQGTPVLPTSGAHPSTPGSSGVVLSNNLPTTSGLQSASVR